The Vulgatibacter sp. genome window below encodes:
- a CDS encoding sigma 54-interacting transcriptional regulator — MEIRALRGERSRAEFAALVGVTPLTVYRWELPPGSPELRRPRGKVLARLRSLVAAELPAQPPRPPDATLDPADEAALLPALRAIDECHLDGAETELVALLSGGALRGDASRALASIALARLHLLARHDARSAFATLLGVGDVARLPRPVQLRFHVVSAHLHAHADLRLFSLGRTNHHAALAEALFGAGDEDERFFLWYAQLTAAISVYEPAMVARLVERSAEMRALATTPLNRCLALEAACLCELSYARAGEASRSVEAFRAASVAAGLPLQQLRALAWGGEVAIEEAEPPPRILEALEQAERIQQRHRIADGVHSMHLHRNEGEVLMRLGRLGEAEAELLEATRIGSSVGFTPFRIYTSLARLYAQRGRIEGTRRIADELLRFEGVHMEHSRAFGRIARILCDVLEGKAEPGWPEAVVENLAAIRRAGAWAIAYRYVAVHAAAICTSAAPLQEAERILQLAERAFESSASLTASALFRRYRGIFLLRTGRHGEARQSLEAALATFQVSGNLPEAALVRRALANLDHLEGRPEAEGHLAESAAALEALGMAVPPLLASEAPPPAAAQTASRLHVDDLVVPLQRLTTRGLGASILQRELVDIATGLLPGRSVALVEVDSEGGILPLGGEVGGPADPRRWFDFSDGVGRRLRLGVGGALAPEERAALSSLVSTAALAFEVAALRGFSRERPRQVASRAPAEEHVLPGFIAASEPMRRLKAELERLSGSRSTIIITGESGTGKEVVARAIHDLSQRAARPYVTFNSAAIPRELFEGQLFGYRKGAFTGATSDNPGVIRAAEGGTLFLDEIGELPLETQPKLLRFLENGEIFPLGERNPARVDVRVIAATHRELLELVREGRFREDLYYRLQVIPVHIPPLRERRADVVALARFFLRKLTPEGRETPVLSPDAELALVAHGWPGNVRQLRNVIERSLAFDPLPPILTAEHLRL; from the coding sequence CCGCGTCCTCCCGACGCCACCCTCGATCCCGCCGACGAGGCGGCGCTGCTGCCGGCCTTGCGGGCCATCGACGAATGTCACCTCGACGGAGCGGAGACCGAGCTCGTGGCGCTGCTCAGCGGCGGCGCGCTCCGCGGCGACGCATCCCGGGCCCTCGCCTCGATCGCACTCGCCCGCCTCCACCTGCTCGCCCGCCACGACGCCCGCTCCGCCTTCGCCACCCTCCTCGGCGTCGGCGACGTCGCCCGCCTGCCCCGCCCCGTGCAGCTGCGCTTCCACGTGGTCTCGGCCCATCTCCACGCCCACGCCGACCTGCGCCTCTTCAGCCTCGGACGCACCAACCACCACGCTGCCCTGGCGGAAGCGCTCTTCGGCGCAGGCGACGAGGACGAGCGCTTCTTCCTCTGGTACGCGCAGCTCACCGCGGCGATCTCGGTCTACGAGCCGGCGATGGTGGCCCGCCTCGTGGAGCGGAGCGCGGAGATGCGCGCCCTCGCCACCACCCCGCTCAACCGCTGCCTCGCCCTGGAGGCTGCCTGCCTCTGCGAGCTCTCCTACGCCCGGGCCGGCGAGGCCTCGCGCTCCGTCGAGGCGTTCCGCGCGGCGAGCGTCGCCGCCGGTCTGCCCCTGCAGCAGCTCCGCGCCCTGGCCTGGGGCGGTGAGGTGGCGATCGAGGAGGCGGAGCCGCCGCCCCGGATCCTCGAGGCGCTCGAGCAGGCGGAGCGGATCCAGCAGCGACACCGCATCGCCGACGGCGTCCACTCGATGCACCTGCACCGCAACGAGGGCGAGGTGCTGATGCGGCTGGGGCGCCTCGGCGAAGCAGAAGCGGAGCTCCTCGAGGCGACGCGGATCGGCAGCTCGGTCGGCTTCACCCCTTTCCGGATCTACACCTCCCTCGCCAGGCTCTACGCCCAGCGCGGCAGGATCGAAGGGACGCGCCGCATCGCCGACGAGCTCCTCCGCTTCGAAGGCGTGCACATGGAGCATTCCCGCGCCTTCGGCAGGATCGCCCGCATCTTGTGCGACGTGCTCGAGGGCAAGGCCGAGCCCGGCTGGCCCGAAGCGGTGGTGGAGAACCTCGCGGCGATCCGCCGCGCCGGCGCCTGGGCGATCGCCTACCGCTACGTCGCCGTCCACGCTGCAGCGATCTGCACCAGCGCCGCGCCGCTGCAGGAAGCGGAGCGGATCCTCCAGCTCGCGGAGCGTGCCTTCGAGTCCTCCGCCTCCCTCACCGCCTCGGCGCTCTTCCGCCGCTATCGGGGGATCTTCCTCCTCCGCACCGGCCGCCACGGGGAGGCGCGCCAATCCCTCGAAGCGGCGCTGGCTACGTTCCAGGTCTCGGGCAACCTGCCGGAGGCGGCGCTGGTGCGGCGCGCCCTCGCAAACCTCGACCACCTCGAGGGCAGACCCGAGGCGGAAGGCCATCTGGCGGAGAGCGCCGCTGCGCTGGAAGCGCTGGGGATGGCGGTCCCGCCCCTGCTCGCCTCCGAGGCGCCACCGCCGGCAGCGGCGCAGACCGCCTCCCGCCTCCACGTGGACGACCTGGTGGTGCCGCTGCAGCGCCTCACCACGCGCGGCCTCGGTGCGTCGATCCTCCAGCGCGAGCTCGTCGACATCGCCACCGGCCTCCTCCCCGGCAGGAGCGTCGCGCTGGTCGAAGTCGACTCCGAGGGCGGCATCCTGCCGCTGGGCGGCGAGGTCGGCGGGCCTGCGGATCCGCGGCGCTGGTTCGACTTCAGCGACGGCGTCGGGCGCCGGCTGCGCCTCGGCGTCGGCGGCGCCCTCGCCCCGGAGGAGCGCGCCGCCCTCTCGAGCCTCGTTTCCACCGCGGCCCTCGCCTTCGAGGTGGCGGCGCTGCGCGGCTTCTCCCGGGAGCGCCCGCGGCAGGTCGCCTCCAGGGCGCCCGCCGAGGAGCACGTGCTGCCGGGCTTCATCGCGGCGTCCGAGCCGATGCGCCGGCTCAAAGCGGAGCTCGAGCGGCTCTCGGGATCACGCTCGACCATCATCATCACCGGCGAGTCGGGCACGGGGAAGGAGGTGGTCGCCCGGGCGATCCACGATCTCTCCCAGCGCGCCGCGCGCCCCTACGTCACCTTCAACAGCGCGGCGATCCCCCGCGAGCTCTTCGAGGGGCAGCTCTTCGGCTACCGCAAGGGCGCCTTCACCGGCGCCACCTCCGACAACCCCGGCGTGATCCGGGCCGCGGAGGGCGGCACCCTCTTCCTCGACGAGATCGGCGAGCTCCCCCTCGAGACCCAGCCGAAGCTGCTCCGCTTCCTGGAGAACGGCGAGATCTTTCCCCTGGGCGAGCGGAACCCGGCGCGGGTGGACGTGCGGGTGATCGCGGCGACCCACCGCGAACTGCTCGAGCTGGTACGCGAGGGCCGCTTCCGCGAGGACCTCTACTACCGACTGCAGGTGATCCCGGTGCACATCCCGCCGCTCCGGGAGCGCCGCGCGGACGTGGTGGCGCTGGCGCGCTTCTTCCTGCGCAAGCTCACACCGGAGGGCCGGGAGACGCCGGTCTTGAGCCCCGACGCGGAGCTGGCGCTGGTGGCCCACGGCTGGCCCGGCAACGTGCGGCAGCTGCGCAACGTGATCGAGCGATCGCTCGCCTTCGATCCACTGCCGCCGATCCTCACCGCCGAACACCTCCGGCTGTAG
- a CDS encoding DUF302 domain-containing protein encodes METSTESTRGVGPSYGYTLRFPGEPFAKLRERTIEALKREGFGVLTEIDVQETLQKKLGENFRNYVILGACNPQLAHRGLQAELGLGLLLPCNVVVWEEDDGAVVSMLRPDLMFQAARAPALEPIAKEADERIRRAMEHLRSGAPQG; translated from the coding sequence ATGGAGACGAGCACCGAGTCCACCCGGGGCGTGGGACCGTCGTACGGCTACACCCTGCGCTTTCCCGGCGAGCCCTTCGCAAAGCTGCGCGAGCGCACGATCGAGGCGCTGAAGCGCGAGGGGTTCGGGGTGCTCACCGAGATCGACGTGCAGGAGACGCTGCAGAAGAAGCTGGGCGAGAACTTCCGCAACTACGTGATCCTCGGCGCCTGCAATCCGCAGCTCGCCCACCGCGGCCTGCAGGCGGAGCTGGGGCTCGGCCTGCTGCTGCCCTGCAACGTCGTGGTCTGGGAGGAGGACGACGGCGCGGTGGTCTCGATGCTCCGCCCCGATCTCATGTTCCAGGCGGCGCGCGCCCCTGCCCTCGAGCCGATCGCGAAGGAGGCGGACGAGCGGATCCGCCGGGCGATGGAACACCTGCGCAGCGGGGCACCCCAGGGCTGA
- a CDS encoding MBL fold metallo-hydrolase: MIFRQLFEEESSTYTYLFGCEETGTAVLLDPVMETFDRDLAAVRDLGLRLACTLETHVHADHITSGCKLRRATGSRIVVPPVQGLECADQLIEEGKPLQVGGLTFRAIFTPGHTDHHHAYLVEWGGVPRVFTGDALLIDGCGRTDFQSGDAETLWHSIHQKIFTLPDDTLVYPAHDYQHRHVSTVAQERERNPRLGGSRTREEFVGIMANLGLPYPKKMDLAVPANMKCGDCPAHVEEETHQIGGKSEQGIPAPGAPAVC, translated from the coding sequence GTGATCTTCCGCCAGCTCTTCGAGGAAGAGTCCTCGACCTACACCTACCTCTTCGGCTGCGAGGAGACCGGCACCGCCGTCCTCCTCGATCCGGTGATGGAGACCTTCGACCGCGACCTGGCGGCGGTGCGGGATCTGGGCTTGCGCCTCGCCTGCACCCTCGAGACCCACGTCCACGCCGACCACATCACCTCCGGCTGCAAGCTCCGCAGGGCCACCGGCAGCAGGATCGTCGTGCCGCCGGTGCAGGGGCTGGAATGCGCCGACCAGCTGATCGAGGAGGGCAAGCCGCTGCAGGTGGGCGGCCTCACCTTCCGGGCGATCTTCACCCCGGGCCACACCGACCACCACCACGCCTACCTGGTCGAATGGGGCGGCGTGCCCCGGGTCTTCACCGGCGACGCGCTCCTCATCGACGGCTGCGGGCGGACCGACTTCCAGAGCGGCGACGCCGAAACGCTCTGGCACTCGATCCACCAGAAGATCTTCACCCTGCCCGACGACACCCTCGTCTACCCGGCCCACGACTACCAGCACCGGCACGTCTCCACCGTGGCGCAGGAGCGGGAGCGGAACCCGCGCCTCGGCGGCAGCCGCACCCGGGAGGAGTTCGTGGGGATCATGGCCAACCTCGGCCTGCCCTACCCGAAGAAGATGGATCTCGCCGTGCCGGCCAACATGAAGTGCGGCGATTGTCCCGCCCACGTGGAGGAGGAGACCCACCAAATCGGCGGCAAGTCGGAGCAGGGGATCCCCGCGCCCGGGGCGCCGGCGGTCTGCTGA